The sequence TAAATCTACAttagattttaatatttctaaatttgatAGAACGTTTATATGTTGTGCCAGTAAAGTAATGCGAAGTCGAAGGAAAAGATTAGAGtatgtaaaattacaaaatataaatattcttattgAAAGAATAGAATATTTCTTCACCTAATCTATTTTTCTTAGACTAACTAAAACATTATTTTTGTACAACACTAAAAACAAGCTAATAGAGATAGCTTTAGAAACATATGAACCATTTTATATCAAATCTACATCAGTTTATGGAGGAGCAGATCTATCTAAGTCTGGAATTATATGCATAAATCCAAATGGATATATTGAAGTAATTTATCTTTTCCTTTggcaaaaatacaaattttgaatAACATTCTTTTTATAGGTAAAAATAGCATGTATTGTAGAAGAGAAATTAATTCAAACTATAATGAATACAAGTTCAGATCAAGATTTCCATGATTCAAAGATCACAATAAGGGAACcattacatattatacattcTGATAAACGACATCAAGtattaatcatttttcttttttgttctgctTGAATGAACATAATAAATCCTTAAATTTATGTGATTTTAGAACTTGGAATTAATTTTGCAAATATGGTTACCAATGTTAAAATTATCATCATACACAATAGATTTTGGTCTTGTTTACATAGGTGATGCAAAGAAACTATCATTAACTATCAGAAACTTATCAAGTAATCAGAAACTTATCATAATTGTTATCTTCTttagtatttatatacattaGCATTCttttaacattatacattaacTAAGCCTTATTGATTGATTTTCATTAGTATGCAGTGTAAAttgtagaataaataaaaagtccaAAACCGAAGAATTTATGATTGATAAAAGGCATGGAACAGTGTCAAGTCAATATAACTACCAAGACTGTTATTTCACAATCACGGTTGCTTTTCAACcaaagtaatataatttaatcataAATATTCTATCACTAACCATGCTGGTCACTGTACAATGACTACAATATTTACAGAAAACCAGGGAAATTAGTTGAAACATTAGAAATACTAACAGATATCCCATACAATACAGAAGAATGCCAACTTTACGGAGAAGGAACATTGGATGAAAAATATCATACTCCCGGtgtataaaagaataaataattacaaatctacttaaaaattatgattcattaacaaaataaaaaacagtTTATGAAAGAGAGTTAAAATAAAACAGAGCGGTATTAGTAGTAACGTTAATACTATtctaataaatgataaatgcgCAAAAGAGAACATAAACATTCATACCGATAACATAATTGCAGTTATTACATAAATCGAAatatataaactgaaaacatacTAGCACTCAAAAATTGATATTCTTGCTCATAACCTACTATTTATTACTTCTGATCATTTACTTTTCATATTCACATGACACCATGATTTATGATTTAATTAGCACAAAATACATTAAATTCTTTcacagaaaaataaatatatataatatacgtaataGGATACACTACCGTATAACTTCGTACTACATGATCTTGAATCATTGATAAGACATAATTACATTATTGGAATTGGTAattaagaagagaaaaagggaatTTTCACTCTCATGAGCGTGGACCTTTCCATCAACGGTGTTAGAGCACGTCCACGTCGTCCAAAGTCGTATACACAGGTAGCAATTCCCACAGTGGAGGTAAGACTCTTAACATCATAATGTGTGCTTTATAAATCAACCACTAGCCATAGTGGCGCTACGATCTAGAAGTTAtagaaaacaatatatatatatttatacatccgctgatatacatatatagtatacTTAACATAGTTACTATACACTCGCGTGTCTACGCTATATTACACATATGCAATTCAAACTCTTGACTGTGTTTTACTGTTTAGCGGACAAATCGAGAAACATTTGGCTTTCACTAATAGCGTTGCCCCCACCACGATAGTTGTCAGACTTGTGCATACGACTGTGAGCACGCTTATTCACCTATACACACTTTCGGAATTTTTGATGACTTTACCGGTGTTCTCTTACTGTATCGCCACCTAGCGTACTGTAGATACATCACCGAAGATTTTTCCTCGGTCACGTGACCGGCTTAGCCAATCGGAGAATTTTGTGGGCCCTATACGTGGCATAAGGTATGAATCCTTTCCACGTCCGCCATTTTGACATACGGTACTTTTCGAGAGTGTTGGTTTTATGTTTTATCGTTTCCCGTGAATATAATCTTTTTTACTGAAAACGTAAGTAACGCAAGTGGCTTATACCAAGCAACGTGACATTACGGGCGAGTCTCAATAATTAGACGACGTTTCTATATAATGGAACTTTGAGCGGGGAACCTTTCGACGATTTGCGCTGGGGAGTAGGTCGAAGGTGACAGACAACCGGGTGTACGCAGTGGCTTCGCAAACCGCACAATATCTTCCGCCTTTGTCGCAATACCACGGTATTGGCGTTTTAGGTAGCCTGTTGACGATTTTAAAAAAGTGAATAAGATCACCAGTGTGAAACGCTCTAAGAGTGATCCTTAACACGGTATGCTACTCCGATAATCATAGCGATGTATTAAAATGAGAATCAATAAGCGGGCAGCATGAGCATCTCGTGCGTGCTTCTAcacataatattttttttctttttctttatttcagtTCAATTTAATTAAAGTCTATAATTTAACATTGTTCGAAATATTCGTTGATTACTGTTAAGCGTGTTAGCCTGTAAATGTGCAGGTTAGCTTTTCGGCCTTTGTGTCAGCGTATTGGAGCACTTTACGCATGTTTCTACTCTTATCACCGCCGTCTACGtacataatttttcatattatttttcagCCACGAAACGTGTCTTTCGTGTACTCGCGTACACGCGTTTTGagttttttcattatttcgatCGATTTCGTTTTGTGaaagttatttatttcgaaACAATTTTGAGCCCGATATATATTATTGCACGTTGATCGTATGTACATTGTATTCTTGCATATGTCGGGCATATATCTTTTCCGACTAATTTTAAAAACCAATTTCGTGATAATTATGTTTTGATAATGTCCTACTTTCATTATTACGTGTTGTTGCAAATGATGCTCTTACCCATGTTAATCATTTTTTGATTAAGCATTCACATGTTTATGCACATCTTTGAAtaagatatagatatattttgtatatacatatgtaaatattgtTTAGTGTTGTGAAAGAATGAAGAATAAAGAATTCATtatgatataattaaattaaattgtttatgtTGTTTgctttatgtaatataatttaatctaGTACTTTCTCTAGTTTCTCGATctatgatttttaaaaattttattttgtgtatATGACAAAATGGTACATTAATCTAGTGTTTTATTATTCTAGGTATTTACATAATCAGCATTAATCATGGGGAATATGTTTGCAACATTATTTAAAGGCCTTTTTGGCAAAAAAGAAATGAGGATTTTAATGGTAGGCCTTGATGCAGCGGGTAAAACcacaatattatacaaattaaagTTAGGGGAAATTGTTACTACAATTCCCACTATAGGTAAATAtggttttgtttttatttttcttttacttaaatatcaatgatatatatatatatattttttattttataatttatattgtatatatttatttattattgcatatattatatatatataaatattaatacatacaAGAAATGGTATTGTGTATCAAGTGACATAGTttactaaataaatattgtaaattttagGCTTCAATGTAGAAACAGTTGAATACAAGAATATAAGTTTTACTGTATGGGACGTTGGTGGTCAGGACAAAATCAGACCTCTCTGGCGACATTACTTCCAAAATACACAAGTatgcaatttattaattaaattctcaTTTTGAAAACGATTAAATTGCATCTCCAtgtgtaaaaaattattatctatacagacataatagtttattttacattttacttaAAATATGCCTTACCTctagtaaaattattttcatagattaattttattttcagggGTTAATATTCGTCGTTGACAGTAATGATAGGGAACGTATCGGTGAAGCGCGTGAAGAATTGATGAGAATGTTGGCAGAAGATGAACTTAGAGATGCGGTACTTCTTATATTTGCTAACAAACAAGTGAGTATAGTTCCTGAGTTACTAATATGCTCTGAGTTGTATCTTTTTCATTGTGTTATATGAGAGCATAGAATATTttgatagcatataacatttGTTATGTAAACATTACATATTACTCATGTCAAGTGCATAGACTTTAtcaatagaattaaaaaaaaataagttaAACGAATAAGTTATGTATTTTAGGTTGTACTTATGaactaattaatattttaggATCTCCCAAATGCAATGAATGCAGCAGAGATTACCGACAAGTTGGGACTCCACTCTCTCCGTAATCGTAATTGGTACATTCAAGCAACGTGTGCCACAAGTGGAGACGGACTTTACGAGGGCCTCGATTGGCTCTCTAATCAGCTCAAAAATGCCAATCGCTAATTGGAACATTATTCTGTCAACATTCAGTTGCTATATTAACATCATAAAATCAGCTGCACACCTATCCCCCCCatgaaagaataataatataaacagaGGTAACACTAAGTGCAAACCGCGAGATCTTTTTGATCTCGAAGTGGAGGGTGGAGATTGTCGAAAGTTGTCATTGTGCCAGGAAGTTTTTGGGGGGAGGGGAGTGGGGAAATCGGCCGGAAGCACACATTCTAACGGCCACACAAGACTATTGCCTTGTGCaacttattattataattattattatattagcaTTATAGTTACACTTTTTACACAGAGATACCACGAGAAAAGTGGAAAACTTGGAAGTAATTGTATTAAAGTACCTAACTCTGAAACATACAATACActttgattaattaataatttgaatatcttTGGAAAAAAAACTTAAGAACAAAAAAGTGAAGTACCCACGGTGTTGTCAGTTTGAATGCGTTGGACATACTGATTATCATAATGTAGCTGCATATTgtacattacattatataaatacGATGATAAAAATGTGATCAATAGATGAGAGAATGTTGCTCTGTCCACTACATTACAAATGTCACATCGGCCCATCAGTTGACATGAAAAAATGCAGTGAGTGGTAACTGACGGTGCAATGACTTACTGTTTCTAGTTACAAAagtttgtttctatttttttaagttttcagTGGTATACGTCgacaaaagaaaagtaaaaaaacaatacaaaactATGCAAAATGGTTGTCTTACTGCTTGTGACTATCAGCAGGTGTTGTAATTGCACCCTCCTTCACCTGCTCGCGATTAAAACAGTCAGTCAACCATGTATATCTCAGTGTAAAAGagatatcatttatttattgcaCCTTGATAAGGTAAATTAGAATATTGTCAACATTCCGAAATTATGCATCGATCGTGGCGGGAAATGCagataaaaaaaattcgaaTGGGAAAAAATATGAGATGAAAAAATGTGgagtaaagtaaaaaaaaaaaggtaaaaaaaaaaattaggaaAGAACCTCTCGCAGCAAAGAGAGATAGGCCTCGCAATTTCTAAGCCAGCAATGCAAACTGGCATGGCAGTCTGCCAGATGAAGCCATTTTCGCAAAGTCCTTCAATCTCCTAATGTTTTCCTGtccttaaaaatatattgtttttacaaaataatcttCCCCTAATTGATCAAATCGCCTTTCCGTCATATGCGAAGattcgtataattatatatgaatGTTTAAACGATTTGTGAAATATACTGTAATTGTGCTTTATGTAGTCTATATGTTATTTGCCGTTAAAATAGTTTGTTTTTGTTCTGGCTGGTTTATCGAATAGAATTGATAGAAAGTCCTCTTTTTCGGGGTGCATGCATACTGTGCAAGGAATGACAAGGATAAAGGAATTTCTGCACATATATGGACGCTGATGACATagaaactattattattatttacatt comes from Bombus terrestris chromosome 7, iyBomTerr1.2, whole genome shotgun sequence and encodes:
- the LOC100649927 gene encoding ADP-ribosylation factor 1, which gives rise to MGNMFATLFKGLFGKKEMRILMVGLDAAGKTTILYKLKLGEIVTTIPTIGFNVETVEYKNISFTVWDVGGQDKIRPLWRHYFQNTQGLIFVVDSNDRERIGEAREELMRMLAEDELRDAVLLIFANKQDLPNAMNAAEITDKLGLHSLRNRNWYIQATCATSGDGLYEGLDWLSNQLKNANR